One region of Miscanthus floridulus cultivar M001 chromosome 19, ASM1932011v1, whole genome shotgun sequence genomic DNA includes:
- the LOC136526007 gene encoding uncharacterized protein, with the protein MRAKACDLENAGSRSLTPSIPGAASLPGAATISGAASLPGAVSIPGAASLPGTAPSISASLRSSSRLHDRHRLPLARPWTRSAAGEQVPAGSGLRPATSTTGSLPHHRLSPPPSAPSELVRRLKKKDQDANRNFYLGLVARL; encoded by the coding sequence ATGCGAGCCAAGGCGTGCGATTTGGAGAACGCGGGTTCGCGTTCGCTCACTCCCTCCATCCCTGGCGCGGCCTCCCTCCCCGGCGCGGCCACCATCTCTGGCGCGGCTTCCCTCCCCGGCGCGGTCTCCATCCCCGGCGCCGCCTCCCTCCCCGGTACCGCTCCATCCATCAGCGCCTCCCTCCGGTCTAGCTCTCGCCTCCATGACCGTCATCGCCTCCCTCTAGCCCGGCCCTGGACCAGATCCGCCGCCGGGGAGCAGGTCCCTGCCGGATCTGGCCTCCGGCCGGCGACCTCCACGACCGGGTCACTCCCTCACCACCGGCTCTCCCCCCCACCGTCGGCTCCCTCCGAGCTCGTGCGTCgattgaagaagaaggaccaggATGCAAATAGAAACTTTTATTTGGGTCTAGTTGCAAGGCTATAG
- the LOC136527620 gene encoding carboxyl-terminal-processing peptidase 3, chloroplastic-like isoform X1 — MEMVECSLVATLAPRSLPGRVRKALPRPAVLGGRARARLRVRSAGLGREQPPPPQQAAVRASGPDHGGRALGQAAVGLAAAAVVSLTGFSGDVSPLPTPPARAESLTVAFPVSKAREVNRVQRTLVETWGLIRETFVDPTFNHQDWDQKLQQTMVEIFPLKSADAAYSKISGMLSTLGDPFTRIISPTEYQSFRIGSDGNVQGVGVFINKEPSSGRLLVMDCIQGGPADRAGIHEGDELVEIDGKSVSGLDGEAAAQRLRGRVGTTVKVKLLDVFPYLELRSISLASGTDSKRGGSLRQKEVQLSREIINLSPVSTAIISHRSDDGHECKTGYVRLASFSQTAAAEMENAVKRMEDVGVQSYILDLRNNPGGLVKAGLDVAQIWLDGDETLVNTIDRDGNVLPINMIQGHSLTHDPLVVLVNEGSASASEILAGALHDNGRAILVGHRTFGKGKIQSVTELDDGSALFITVAKYLSPALHEIDQVGIQPDIQCSPDILSLPRAPSLRENSEATNLEMDSCIMVAEQALEIEQTKGSAS; from the exons ATGGAAATGGTGGAGTGCTCCCTCGTCGCTACACTTGCTCCGCGCTCGCTGCCCGGACGGGTCCGAAAGGCCTTGCCGCGGCCGGCGGTTCTTGGGGGgagagcgagagcgagactcCGGGTGCGGTCCGCCGGCCTGGGCCGAGAGCAGCCTCCGCCACCGCAGCAGGCGGCAGTCCGGGCTTCCGGGCCGGATCACGGCGGCCGGGCGCTGGGACAGGCTGCGGTGGGGCTCGCCGCCGCGGCCGTGGTGTCACTGACCGGGTTCTCCGGTGATGTGTCCCCGCTGCCGACGCCGCCTGCCCGGGCCGAGTCGCTCACCGTCGCGTTTCCCGTCTCCAAGGCGCGCGAG GTGAACAGAGTGCAGAGGACGCTGGTGGAGACGTGGGGGCTGATCCGTGAGACCTTTGTTGATCCTACCTTCAACCACCAAG ATTGGGATCAGAAACTACAGCAAACTATGGTAGAGATATTTCCACTGAAATCAGCGGATGCTGCCTACAGTAAGATCAGTGGGATGCTATCCACACTCGGCGACCCATTTACGAGGATCATCAGCCCCACG GAGTACCAGAGTTTTAGGATAGGAAGCGATGGGAATGTGCAAGGGGTTGGGGTGTTCATAAACAAGGAGCCAAGCTCTGGACGATTG CTTGTTATGGACTGCATTCAGGGAGGCCCCGCAGATCGAGCAGGCATACATGAAGGCGATGAGCTAGTTGAGATAGATG GCAAAAGTGTTTCGGGTTTGGATGGAGAGGCTGCGGCTCAGAGGCTTCGAGGCCGTGTAGGAACAACAGTGAAAGTGAAGTTGTTGGATGTATTTCCTTACCTTGAGCTTCGTAGTATATCCTTAGCTTCA GGAACTGACAGTAAAAGGGGTGGGAGTTTAAGGCAAAAGGAG GTCCAGCTGTCTCGTGAAATTATCAACCTTTCACCTGTATCAACTGCAATTATCTCTCATAGGTCGGATGATGGCCATGAGTGCAAGACTGGTTATGTTAGATTAGCTTCCTTTTCTCAG ACTGCAGCAGCTGAAATGGAAAATGCCGTAAAAAGGATGGAGGATGTGGGTGTCCAGTCTTATATTCTAGATCTACGGAATAACCCA GGAGGTTTAGTAAAAGCTGGTCTTGATGTGGCTCAAATTTGGTTGGATGGAGATGAAACTCTTGTCAACACTATTGATCGTGACGGGAATGTGCTACCAATAAATATGATCCAAGGGCATTCGTTAACTCATGACCCTCTTGTTGTGCTT GTCAATGAAGGAAGTGCAAGTGCAAGTGAAATCTTGGCAGGGGCATTACATGACAATGGACGAGCTATTCTGGTTGGCCATAGAACCTTTGGTAAAGGAAAAATTCAG AGTGTGACAGAGTTGGATGATGGCTCTGCTCTGTTCATCACAGTTGCAAAGTATCTATCTCCAGCGCTGCATGAAATCGATCAAGTAGGAATCCAACCTGACATACAATGCAGCCCTGATATCCTATCTTTGCCAAGAGCGCCTTCGCTAAGAGAAAACAGCGAGGCCACGAATTTGGAGATGGATTCATGTATCATGGTCGCAGAACAAGCATTGGAAATTGAGCAAACAAAGGGTTCCGCTTCTTAG
- the LOC136528271 gene encoding LOW QUALITY PROTEIN: E3 ubiquitin-protein ligase makorin-like (The sequence of the model RefSeq protein was modified relative to this genomic sequence to represent the inferred CDS: inserted 2 bases in 1 codon) translates to MSTKKVLCKFFMHGACLKGEYCEFSHNWSDQANNVCTFYLKGACSYGSRCRYDHVKVSRNPTVPPPPPTSSAARRVTSTSLQLLSSSQPHTGHQTDSSNQRHQISVDVLAHSASKSAWRNDFQHDIVSDDGIDWSSNRNLLNQTSLKPADLPICSFAAAGNCPXKGCPQIHGDLCATCGKMCLHPHRPDEREELTKFCEKNHKRLEALKRSQEIECSVCLDRVLSKPTAAERKFRLLSECDHPFCIACIRNWRSNSAASGMDVNSALRACPICRKLSYYGIPSVLWYFSKEEKEEITESYKSKLKSIDCKYFDFGTGSCPFGTSCFYRHAYRDGRLEEVVLWHLDADDGSTVIAKDIRLLDFLSRMHL, encoded by the exons ATGTCGACTAAGAA GGTTCTTTGCAAGTTCTTCATGCATGGAGCTTGCTTGAAAGGAGAGTACTGTGAATTCTCCCACAACTGGAGTGATCAAGCAAATAAT GTTTGCACATTCTACCTGAAAGGTGCATGCTCGTATGGTAGCCGTTGCAGATATGACCATGTCAAAGTTTCTCGTAACCCCACagtgccaccaccacccccaaCATCAAGTGCTGCAAGACGTGTCACATCTACTTCTCTTCAACTTTTAAGTTCCAGTCAACCTCACACGGGACACCAAACTGATTCAAGCAACCAAAGACATCAGATATCTGTGGATGTGTTGGCACATTCTGCCAGTAAGTCTGCATGGAGAAATGATTTTCAACATGACATTGTTTCAGATGATGGAATTGACTGGTCCTCTAATCGAAATTTGCTAAACCAGACGTCATTGAAACCTGCAGATCTGCCTATTTGTTCTTTTGCTGCTGCTGGTAATTGTCC GAAAGGGTGCCCTCAAATACATGGAGATCTGTGTGCAACCTGTGGAAAAATGTGTTTGCATCCTCATCGTCCTGATGAGAGGGAGGAGCTTACCAAGTTTTGTGAGAAAAATCACAAACGCCTTGAAGCTCTGAAACGCAGCCAAGAAATAGAATGCAGTGTATGTTTGGATCGTGTGCTTTCAAAGCCTACTGCTGCTGAAAGGAAGTTCAGACTGTTATCCGAATGTGATCATCCTTTCTGTATTGCATGCATTAGAAATTGGCGTAGCAATTCTGCTGCATCTGGTATGGATGTGAACTCAGCACTGAGGGCTTGTCCAATATGTCGGAAACTTTCATACTATGGCATTCCAAGTGTTCTTTGGTACTTCTCAAAGGAAGAGAAAGAGGAGATCACTGAAAGCTACAAATCCAAGCTCAA GTCTATTGATTGCAAGTACTTCGACTTTGGGACTGGCTCATGCCCCTTTGGAACAAGTTGTTTCTACAGG CATGCCTACAGAGATGGCCGCTTGGAAGAGGTTGTACTGTGGCATCTTGATGCTGATGATGGAAGTACAGTAATTGCAAAAGATATCAG GTTATTGGACTTCCTCAGTAGGATGCATCTTTAG
- the LOC136527620 gene encoding carboxyl-terminal-processing peptidase 3, chloroplastic-like isoform X3, with the protein MEMVECSLVATLAPRSLPGRVRKALPRPAVLGGRARARLRVRSAGLGREQPPPPQQAAVRASGPDHGGRALGQAAVGLAAAAVVSLTGFSGDVSPLPTPPARAESLTVAFPVSKAREVNRVQRTLVETWGLIRETFVDPTFNHQDWDQKLQQTMVEIFPLKSADAAYSKISGMLSTLGDPFTRIISPTEYQSFRIGSDGNVQGVGVFINKEPSSGRLLVMDCIQGGPADRAGIHEGDELVEIDGKSVSGLDGEAAAQRLRGRVGTTVKVKLLDVFPYLELRSISLASGTDSKRGGSLRQKEVQLSREIINLSPVSTAIISHRSDDGHECKTGYVRLASFSQTAAAEMENAVKRMEDGGLVKAGLDVAQIWLDGDETLVNTIDRDGNVLPINMIQGHSLTHDPLVVLVNEGSASASEILAGALHDNGRAILVGHRTFGKGKIQSVTELDDGSALFITVAKYLSPALHEIDQVGIQPDIQCSPDILSLPRAPSLRENSEATNLEMDSCIMVAEQALEIEQTKGSAS; encoded by the exons ATGGAAATGGTGGAGTGCTCCCTCGTCGCTACACTTGCTCCGCGCTCGCTGCCCGGACGGGTCCGAAAGGCCTTGCCGCGGCCGGCGGTTCTTGGGGGgagagcgagagcgagactcCGGGTGCGGTCCGCCGGCCTGGGCCGAGAGCAGCCTCCGCCACCGCAGCAGGCGGCAGTCCGGGCTTCCGGGCCGGATCACGGCGGCCGGGCGCTGGGACAGGCTGCGGTGGGGCTCGCCGCCGCGGCCGTGGTGTCACTGACCGGGTTCTCCGGTGATGTGTCCCCGCTGCCGACGCCGCCTGCCCGGGCCGAGTCGCTCACCGTCGCGTTTCCCGTCTCCAAGGCGCGCGAG GTGAACAGAGTGCAGAGGACGCTGGTGGAGACGTGGGGGCTGATCCGTGAGACCTTTGTTGATCCTACCTTCAACCACCAAG ATTGGGATCAGAAACTACAGCAAACTATGGTAGAGATATTTCCACTGAAATCAGCGGATGCTGCCTACAGTAAGATCAGTGGGATGCTATCCACACTCGGCGACCCATTTACGAGGATCATCAGCCCCACG GAGTACCAGAGTTTTAGGATAGGAAGCGATGGGAATGTGCAAGGGGTTGGGGTGTTCATAAACAAGGAGCCAAGCTCTGGACGATTG CTTGTTATGGACTGCATTCAGGGAGGCCCCGCAGATCGAGCAGGCATACATGAAGGCGATGAGCTAGTTGAGATAGATG GCAAAAGTGTTTCGGGTTTGGATGGAGAGGCTGCGGCTCAGAGGCTTCGAGGCCGTGTAGGAACAACAGTGAAAGTGAAGTTGTTGGATGTATTTCCTTACCTTGAGCTTCGTAGTATATCCTTAGCTTCA GGAACTGACAGTAAAAGGGGTGGGAGTTTAAGGCAAAAGGAG GTCCAGCTGTCTCGTGAAATTATCAACCTTTCACCTGTATCAACTGCAATTATCTCTCATAGGTCGGATGATGGCCATGAGTGCAAGACTGGTTATGTTAGATTAGCTTCCTTTTCTCAG ACTGCAGCAGCTGAAATGGAAAATGCCGTAAAAAGGATGGAGGAT GGAGGTTTAGTAAAAGCTGGTCTTGATGTGGCTCAAATTTGGTTGGATGGAGATGAAACTCTTGTCAACACTATTGATCGTGACGGGAATGTGCTACCAATAAATATGATCCAAGGGCATTCGTTAACTCATGACCCTCTTGTTGTGCTT GTCAATGAAGGAAGTGCAAGTGCAAGTGAAATCTTGGCAGGGGCATTACATGACAATGGACGAGCTATTCTGGTTGGCCATAGAACCTTTGGTAAAGGAAAAATTCAG AGTGTGACAGAGTTGGATGATGGCTCTGCTCTGTTCATCACAGTTGCAAAGTATCTATCTCCAGCGCTGCATGAAATCGATCAAGTAGGAATCCAACCTGACATACAATGCAGCCCTGATATCCTATCTTTGCCAAGAGCGCCTTCGCTAAGAGAAAACAGCGAGGCCACGAATTTGGAGATGGATTCATGTATCATGGTCGCAGAACAAGCATTGGAAATTGAGCAAACAAAGGGTTCCGCTTCTTAG
- the LOC136527620 gene encoding carboxyl-terminal-processing peptidase 3, chloroplastic-like isoform X2: MEMVECSLVATLAPRSLPGRVRKALPRPAVLGGRARARLRVRSAGLGREQPPPPQQAAVRASGPDHGGRALGQAAVGLAAAAVVSLTGFSGDVSPLPTPPARAESLTVAFPVSKAREVNRVQRTLVETWGLIRETFVDPTFNHQDWDQKLQQTMVEIFPLKSADAAYSKISGMLSTLGDPFTRIISPTEYQSFRIGSDGNVQGVGVFINKEPSSGRLLVMDCIQGGPADRAGIHEGDELVEIDGKSVSGLDGEAAAQRLRGRVGTTVKVKLLDGTDSKRGGSLRQKEVQLSREIINLSPVSTAIISHRSDDGHECKTGYVRLASFSQTAAAEMENAVKRMEDVGVQSYILDLRNNPGGLVKAGLDVAQIWLDGDETLVNTIDRDGNVLPINMIQGHSLTHDPLVVLVNEGSASASEILAGALHDNGRAILVGHRTFGKGKIQSVTELDDGSALFITVAKYLSPALHEIDQVGIQPDIQCSPDILSLPRAPSLRENSEATNLEMDSCIMVAEQALEIEQTKGSAS; the protein is encoded by the exons ATGGAAATGGTGGAGTGCTCCCTCGTCGCTACACTTGCTCCGCGCTCGCTGCCCGGACGGGTCCGAAAGGCCTTGCCGCGGCCGGCGGTTCTTGGGGGgagagcgagagcgagactcCGGGTGCGGTCCGCCGGCCTGGGCCGAGAGCAGCCTCCGCCACCGCAGCAGGCGGCAGTCCGGGCTTCCGGGCCGGATCACGGCGGCCGGGCGCTGGGACAGGCTGCGGTGGGGCTCGCCGCCGCGGCCGTGGTGTCACTGACCGGGTTCTCCGGTGATGTGTCCCCGCTGCCGACGCCGCCTGCCCGGGCCGAGTCGCTCACCGTCGCGTTTCCCGTCTCCAAGGCGCGCGAG GTGAACAGAGTGCAGAGGACGCTGGTGGAGACGTGGGGGCTGATCCGTGAGACCTTTGTTGATCCTACCTTCAACCACCAAG ATTGGGATCAGAAACTACAGCAAACTATGGTAGAGATATTTCCACTGAAATCAGCGGATGCTGCCTACAGTAAGATCAGTGGGATGCTATCCACACTCGGCGACCCATTTACGAGGATCATCAGCCCCACG GAGTACCAGAGTTTTAGGATAGGAAGCGATGGGAATGTGCAAGGGGTTGGGGTGTTCATAAACAAGGAGCCAAGCTCTGGACGATTG CTTGTTATGGACTGCATTCAGGGAGGCCCCGCAGATCGAGCAGGCATACATGAAGGCGATGAGCTAGTTGAGATAGATG GCAAAAGTGTTTCGGGTTTGGATGGAGAGGCTGCGGCTCAGAGGCTTCGAGGCCGTGTAGGAACAACAGTGAAAGTGAAGTTGTTGGAT GGAACTGACAGTAAAAGGGGTGGGAGTTTAAGGCAAAAGGAG GTCCAGCTGTCTCGTGAAATTATCAACCTTTCACCTGTATCAACTGCAATTATCTCTCATAGGTCGGATGATGGCCATGAGTGCAAGACTGGTTATGTTAGATTAGCTTCCTTTTCTCAG ACTGCAGCAGCTGAAATGGAAAATGCCGTAAAAAGGATGGAGGATGTGGGTGTCCAGTCTTATATTCTAGATCTACGGAATAACCCA GGAGGTTTAGTAAAAGCTGGTCTTGATGTGGCTCAAATTTGGTTGGATGGAGATGAAACTCTTGTCAACACTATTGATCGTGACGGGAATGTGCTACCAATAAATATGATCCAAGGGCATTCGTTAACTCATGACCCTCTTGTTGTGCTT GTCAATGAAGGAAGTGCAAGTGCAAGTGAAATCTTGGCAGGGGCATTACATGACAATGGACGAGCTATTCTGGTTGGCCATAGAACCTTTGGTAAAGGAAAAATTCAG AGTGTGACAGAGTTGGATGATGGCTCTGCTCTGTTCATCACAGTTGCAAAGTATCTATCTCCAGCGCTGCATGAAATCGATCAAGTAGGAATCCAACCTGACATACAATGCAGCCCTGATATCCTATCTTTGCCAAGAGCGCCTTCGCTAAGAGAAAACAGCGAGGCCACGAATTTGGAGATGGATTCATGTATCATGGTCGCAGAACAAGCATTGGAAATTGAGCAAACAAAGGGTTCCGCTTCTTAG